The following DNA comes from Bacteroidota bacterium.
AAAACCCAGCCAGGTTATCAATCCTCCTCCCAAATTAACAGCACCCGTAAGTGCGTGATTTTGCCAGTTTCGAGCTTCCTTCTCACGTTTTGCCCATTCCAATAACAATTCTTCAGCAATATCTAATTTGAGCAGTTTTTGATCTACTGTAAGCTCAGGCATGGAATTAAAATGTGCTGTCTCATTTCTGGGATCTAAAGGAGAAATAAACTGACCAGCTGCACCCAACAAGGTTGTTGCAGCACCTAGGAGCATATCCTGTTGCAAACTTTTATCATCGCTAATAAAATATACTGCAGTTTGTCCGAAAGTGGCCACACCATAGGTTGTAAACCAAGCATACCACCATCGCTTGGTATTCAATTTATCCTTTTCCAGTGTGTTTTTAATATATTGCAGTCTTTCACTAATAATGGTATCTGATAGCTTATTTTGTGCCTGAAGAGATGACTGAGCAAAGAACTGAACTACTAACAGAAAGACTAACAGCTTTAATATATATGTTTTTCGATTCTTTCTCATGCTAGTTTATTTCTGGATTCACAAATTATTCATCATCCTTTTTACCCACCAGAGCAGATTCCTTTAAACGGAATGAAGCAACTAAACTGATAAGCATTAAGGCAATCAGCACCATCAGAGGCATACTCATTGAACCATCAGATTCTGATTTAAAAATATCCATTCCAAAAATAAAGGCTATGCCTGAAATTTGTCCCATGAGCAAAAGCAAACCATTGGAAGAACCCTCCGAGGCCGGATAGGTAATTTCTGCTCCATATTGAAATCCTATGGGTCCAGAACTGAGCAAGAAAAATCCCAAAACAGCTCCCGATACTAGAATAATTGAATAATTGGCAGAAAAAGTTATACCAAGCAATCCAATAATTGCACCTGCCAAGGCAATTTGAATAAATGGAACTCGTTTGCGCGATCGATCTGATAGCATAGGCATCACCAAGGCGCCAATAATTCCTGCTCCTATCATAACTCCACCGGTTATTCCTGCCTGAGTAATTGAAATATTGCGTGGATTTAGTATTCCCTCTATCCAGGTTGTAACTGCATTAAAAACTCCTAAACCTATAAAGAAAATGAGCAATAACCATCGGAAATTCCTCGAACGAAAAATAATTTTAAATCCATCAAGCACCAGCGCTCTTTCCTCTTGTCCGGGAAGACAAGGAGCTGTTGGAGGAGCCTCTTTGGAAAATAGTATGAAAATCAAAGCAGCCACTGCACCCACTATTCCATAAATAAATAGCATCCCTTCTATGCCCGATTTGATGGCTAAGAATGGTGTTAAAACCATGCCGCCTAAAATACCAATATACATGGCCAAAGTACCCAAACCAGATGATGTAGCTCTTTCATGAATCGGAAACCATCGTGCAGAAAGTTTGGTAATGGCGTTTAATAAAAAAGGTTGCCCGATGGCAATACCAATTTGAGCCATCAAAAGCAATTCGAAATTAGTTCCGACCATTCCGCGCATAAACCCAAATGCACCGGTCATTAAAGCACCAATCCCTACTCCTATTCTGATTCCGTAAGTATCTATGATCCAAGAAGCAGGAATGGAAACCAAGATAAAGACCAACATAAAACTCATGGAAAGTATCCCAATCCATAATTCAGATACACCATAAAATTCAACAGCCTGACTGGTTATTGGTGCAAAAGTGATCCATAAAAGCTGGTTCATGGCAACAATAAACATATAAACGGTTAGCATAATCCAGCGGTAGCGATATACTTTGAATTCTGATTTTTCCATGAATGTTGTTTGAGGGAGTTTAAAGGATGGGATAAAAAAGTTTCAATTGACTTATAATTTGTATTAATCTTATTGTTTATTTCTATAATCCTTGCTTTCAAAAATAATCAAAATATTTATATAGTTATGTATATATGATTATTTGTGATAGAATTGAAGAGCAATAACTATCAATTGAGGATCATCTCAGATCAAGTTCTTTTGGGGATAAGATAGGTTGTTCCAACAGCAATAATAAAGGCCACAACAAAAGTCATTAGTCGGGCAGTAATCACTGTTTTATCCAGACCAGTGCTAATCCAAACAATGGTAAATACCAAGCCTGTGACAATAGTTGCCAAGGCTGCTCGACCGTGGAATCGTTTCCAGAAAAGTGTAAGTAATATAACAATAGAGAATGTCGATCCAATTCCTGCCCACACATACCCCACCAATGTGTAAATAATACCACTATCCTTTTCAACATTCAAATAAAAAATCTCATTATAACTGGCAAATTCTTTAGGAGTTAGGATTTCTTTTAAAGCAGTTAAAAAATCCTTCTTATTGTTAAATTCCTTGTCAACTAAAACAGAGGTTCTCTCTAACACACTAATCTCAGTTATTTGCTCGCTTAAACTATTCATTGAATTATCAGACAAATAAACAGGTTCAAAAGAGAAATAGGCTAAAACCAAAGCCACAACAGATAATAAAGCGGTGACAATACGTGATTGCAATAAAGCTCGTTTGGGCTTTAATTTACGAAAAGGCTGAATCAGGTTTTCAGATAATTCAGTAGCTGACAATATCAAAAGCGAATTAGCGGTGGAAACAACTGCTGCCAATACACCAGTTAAGAGAATACCCGCAACCCAGGGATTAAACAAAGTCGTTAACATAATAGGCATAACAGTTTCCCTGTCTTTGATCGTTCCCGGACCAAATACAGCAATAGCCAACCAACCAATCATCAATGCACCAGTATAGGCAATAATGGTCCAGATTACACCGATATTTCGAGCCTGTTTGGCTTGTCTGGCATTTTTAATAGCCATAAATCGGGTTGTCAATTGAGGTAAACCACCCAGATAACCAAAAAACCAGGAAAAGGCTCCTGCAATCATCAATCCTGTTCCAAATCCACTCAATGCCTTACCTCCTGTCATGGTGTTGTAAACAGGACCTGCTTTGTCCAATGCTTCAGAAATACTAAAAGCAAATACACTTCCCTCTGGTTGATTCGTTAAATAGATAATTCCGGCAATAGGCGCAACAACTAAGGCTATAATCATTACAATAGCCTGAATAACATCTGAATAAGTAACACTTCTGAATCCACCATAAATGGTGTAAGGAACAACAAATGCAACAATAATCAGCATACCAGCTACCCTATCTATCCCAAATAAATTTTCAAGTGTTTTGCCTCCACCAATAAATTGAGCACCTACATAAAAGAAGAAAAAGAATACTATCGTAAAACTGCCAACTATCCGAATCCATTTACCGACTTCTCCATGCTTTTTTGCAATATACTCAGTAAAGGTGTTTGTTTCATATTTAGCGGCTTCATCTCTTAATCGCCATGCCAATACTACCCAAGCCAAAATAATTCCCAATACACAACCAATGGCTGTCCATATTTCCATTAAGCCTGTTGCATATGCAGCACCCGGTAACCCAAGCAATGCCCAGGACGATTCTCCAGTGGCTCGCTCCGACAGAGCAGCCACCCAGCCGGGTAATTTCCTTCCGGCAATAGCAAAATCTGAACTGGTTTTTACTTTTCGCCCTTGGTAAAATCCCCACAAAACCAATAAACTCATGTAGGTAATCATTACAATCAATATCTTGCTTTGGTCGTCCATTTTCTTGTTTTAGATTCCTGTAAAATCTATTGTGCTATACAACTAAATTAAAATATTTTATTGGTATGCTAAAACTCCGGCTTTTTATTTTCTTTATAAACCTTAAAACAAACGATATGTATTTAATTTGTAGTGAAATTAAAACACCCTTATGTTCGAAAACAAGGATATTCAGCAGATGCAGGATAGAGGTATGGATGTTGGTCGCATACGACAACAGCTAGAAAACTTTAAAACAGGTTTTCCTCCTTTAAAACTAGAGTCTGCGGCTACTCAAAAAAAAGGAATTGTCTGTTTTTCTGGTGAAGAAGCAAACAAAATAGCAGCGCAATATGATGCATATCAAGCAGAACTTCAAATTCTAAAATTTGTTCCCGCTTCAGGTGCAGCCAGTCGCATGTTTAAATCCTTATTGGCTTTTGCAGAATTGAGTGAATCCGATCAGGAAAAAGATTTAATTGAAAAACAGGATATTAATTCGGTCTATTATTTCTTTCAAAATATTGAAAAGTTTGCCTTTTACAAAGATCTAGAGCAAGCGCTCATAAAAGATGGATTAAATGTTGATTCATCTTCAAAATCTGAAATCCTCTCCTATTTATTAAGCGAAAAAGGACTGAGCTATGCTTCATTACCAAAAGCACTGCTGGCCTTTCACCAAAATGAAGAAAATGTGCGTTTAAGCATAGAAGAACATTTAGTCGAAGGAGCTTTGTATGCCAAATCTGATGATAATATTGTCCGAATTCATTTTACATTATCTCAGGATCATATTCCATTGGTGCAAAAACTGATGAACGAAAAATTATCATATTACGAATCGAAATTCAAGATCAAATATGAAATAGAGTATTCCATTCAGAATCCGGCTACTGATACCATTGCTGTTGACTCATTTAATCAGCCCTTCCGTGAAAAAGATGGAAGCATTGTATTTCGGCCCGGTGGACATGGTGCACTCATTGACAACCTACAAGCACTAAATGCCGATTTAATTTTCATTAAAAATATCGATAATGTAGTACCTGATCGTTTAAAGGATGAAACGGTTTTGTATAAAAAAGTGATTGGAGCCCATTTGATTCAATTACAGGATAAAATTTACAATTATCTTGACCAACTAGATGATAATCAACTGGATAATGAATTTTTACATGAAATAGAGAGCTTCATGGAAAAAGAACTCATGTTCAAAATTCCAGCATCCTTAACGCTTTTCGAAGCAGTTGAAAAAGCTGATTATTTATTTGAAAAACTCAATCGACCAATTCGTGTATGTGGCATGGTTAAAAATGAGGGAGAACCTGGTGGTGGACCCTTTTGGGTTCAGAACTCCGACAGCTCAGTTTCACTTCAAATAGTTGAATCTTCACAAATTGATATGAATGACTCGACACAAGAGAAAATCATGAAAGCGGCTACCCATTTTAATCCGGTTGATTTAGTTTGTTCTATCACCGATTTCAGAGGAAATACATTTGATTTAAACGATTTTATAGATCCCAATACCGCTTTTGTTTCACATAAATCTAAAGAGGGTAAAGAATTGAAAGCGCTTGAATTACCCGGTTTATGGAATGGAGCCATGGCCGACTGGAATACTGTTTTTGTCGAAGTTCCAATAGAAACATTTAATCCCGTAAAAATTGTCAACGATTTACTTCGTCCACAACATCAATCCATTTAAATTTAAAGAGGTTGCGAGAAACAAGCAACGAGAAACGAGAAATATGTTACAAATAATCAAAATAAAACACAACAGCATTCTCTTCGAACAAGTTCGCTTGATTCGAGATGAAGTTTTTATCGAGGAACAAAAAGTACCGGTAGATATTGAATATGAATTTGAGGAAGAGTCATCTCATTATCTGGCATTTTTTGAAGATGAAGCAATCGCCACAGCCAGATATAGATTGACAGAAGAAGGTGTTAAACTGGAACGCTTTGCTACATTGGAAGAATTCAGAAACAAAGGAATAGGTGCTGCCATCTTAAACAAGATATTGCACGATATCAGGAAAAAAGACAAACTGATTTACCTGAATGCCCAGGAATTTGCAGTTCCTTTTTATGAGAAACACGGATTTGTGGTTGTGGGAGACATGTTTATGGAAGCCAATATCAAGCACTTTCGGATGGAGTTGGATAAGACAAAAGAGTAAAAGACAAATTTCAATCGTAATCCTGCTTATATTATTAACATCTAAATGATTCTTTGTCATGTCGACCGAAGGGAGACATCTGTTGGCCGAGTTTTGGATTTTAAGTATTTCAACTGCATTAATTTTTTACTGGTAAACGGTGCTTGTTGAGAGAAAACAAATTAAACAATTAAAACCTAGATATCTCAGCATTCGCTTCGATATGACAAAAATAAATTGAAAACAACCTAACAGGTTTTTTTCAACCTGTTAGGTTGAGTTTTAGAACAAGTCGTAGTGCGACTATAAGTCGGCCTACGACTAAAAACAACTATCTTAGTACTTAATAAACCACTCTGTAAAAATCTGATTCCCAAAATTCAGTTGTACCTCAGAGCATATCCAATTGTTTATGAATGCTGTCCTTTCGACTAAAAGGAGAAATATTAGCTTCTTTTTAATATCCTGTTTCAAATCTAGGATATCTCAGCATTCCCTTTGATATTACAAAAATAAATTAGTCAGTTGCGACCATAAGTCGGCTGACTAAAAGCATCTTAGTATTTAACAAACCTTTCCGTAAAAATCTGATTCCCCAAATTAAATTGTAAAATATAGATTCCATCTATAAATGTTTGAATATCAATTTCTGTAATATCTTCTTTGCATTGTCCAGAAAGCATTTCCTGACCATGCAAATTATAGATTATAAATTCCCCTCCTGTTGCATTAACTTTTGAAAGTGAAATATGTAATCTATCTGTTGAAGGATTTGGGTATATATTATACTGGCTATGACCTTTAGCATTCTTAACAGAAAGCACATTATAAGGAATGATTGTCCCGACTGTGTCTCCGTTTTTAATGTAGCCAGTTAAAGAATAGCTTTCACTAATTTCAAAAATATAATGATGATAATCAACAATACCCAAACCTATCCTTATTTCAAAAGAATTTGCCTCAGGAAGCGATTGAATTGGAAGTAATACATTGTTATCTTGCGAATCAACTGCGTAATCCCAAGTTCCATCATTTGTTTTAAAGCCATATGCATTTTGAATTAAATTGTTTTGCATATCAGAACCAAACCTCATGATAATATGACCAAATCCAAAATATCTGAAATCCTGATTGTTATATAATTTGGAATCTAGATAATATGTAACTTCCTGAAACAACCTATTTATAGCAAGTCTGATTTGACCATTGTACTCAAATGTATCATTATAATAGGGATTTACTTTATGCATCCTGGTTCCAATCTTAAATCCAGTATAATCATAGATCAGACTGTCTTTCGTTAAACTCTTTCCGGTAATTACATAGTTTTTTATATAATTTTCATATCCCCAAGGATCTCCGCTTCCACCTTTATACTGAAACCGATCTCCTATTTCAAAATCATAATAATCGAGTACTCCAGGCATAGTGTAGCCTAATTTTTGAGTTTCAACACCTATCAGATTGTAATGGTAATCATGTGATTTTAATTCAGGAAACTTAATAATCCCAAATGACTTTGATACAATGACAGTATCTTTATAGGATAATAAAATGGTTTTTGTAGAATCTACCGTTCCGAAGATACTTCTTACATTCTCACTAATCAATTTGGCAAGCACCATATTGGAAGAATCAAAAAGCCAACTTTCATTTAATTTAGCATTCGCATTAATCCAGAAAGTATCCTTGCCTATAAATTTCATCCAGCCATTGCTGTATCTTATCATTTTAAGATTTAGAAATTGAGGCTGGTTCAATAAGTGAATTCGATTTTCTGGATACTCTGGATTTTCAAGTTTATACTTTTTCTTCAAATAATCACATGTATCACATGGAGCAACAATTCTATTGAAATGATATTCTGTTCTGTCAGCAAAAGTCTTAACCGAATCCACCCAAATTGTGTGGCTGGGAAAATTCACTGTGTCAATTGCATAATGATAAGTGTCAACAGCATTTATTGGAAGCCAGTTTTGTGCTTTTCCAACATTGTTAAATACCAGAATTACGAATAAGATCAGTAAATATTTCCTTGTCATAAGAGTAATTGTTTATTGGAATTAGTCTTTAAAGATACAAAATTTTTATATTTAGATTCCAAAGATGAACTCAACCTAACAGGTGGAAGAAATCCTGTTAGATTGTTTTTTTTTAAAAAGACTTTATAAATCATTATATCTAATTAATTCGTATATTTATAATGCTTTTCAAGTCAGCAATTCTCATTTTGTCAGTAAAAAAATAGCATATTGTCAGTCTGCGTTTAGGCACAATAATGGATTAAATACAACTAAAAATCAAAAGAAAATGTCAGAAATAAAAAAAGTAAAAGTATTGATTATTGGTTCAGGCCCTGCAGGCTACACGGCAGCAATTTATGCAGCAAGAGCCGACCTTAAACCAGTAATGTATACGGGAATGGAAATGGGCGGACAGCTCACCACCACAACCGAAGTAGAAAACTATCCCGGTTTT
Coding sequences within:
- a CDS encoding MFS transporter encodes the protein MEKSEFKVYRYRWIMLTVYMFIVAMNQLLWITFAPITSQAVEFYGVSELWIGILSMSFMLVFILVSIPASWIIDTYGIRIGVGIGALMTGAFGFMRGMVGTNFELLLMAQIGIAIGQPFLLNAITKLSARWFPIHERATSSGLGTLAMYIGILGGMVLTPFLAIKSGIEGMLFIYGIVGAVAALIFILFSKEAPPTAPCLPGQEERALVLDGFKIIFRSRNFRWLLLIFFIGLGVFNAVTTWIEGILNPRNISITQAGITGGVMIGAGIIGALVMPMLSDRSRKRVPFIQIALAGAIIGLLGITFSANYSIILVSGAVLGFFLLSSGPIGFQYGAEITYPASEGSSNGLLLLMGQISGIAFIFGMDIFKSESDGSMSMPLMVLIALMLISLVASFRLKESALVGKKDDE
- a CDS encoding DUF4301 family protein; this translates as MFENKDIQQMQDRGMDVGRIRQQLENFKTGFPPLKLESAATQKKGIVCFSGEEANKIAAQYDAYQAELQILKFVPASGAASRMFKSLLAFAELSESDQEKDLIEKQDINSVYYFFQNIEKFAFYKDLEQALIKDGLNVDSSSKSEILSYLLSEKGLSYASLPKALLAFHQNEENVRLSIEEHLVEGALYAKSDDNIVRIHFTLSQDHIPLVQKLMNEKLSYYESKFKIKYEIEYSIQNPATDTIAVDSFNQPFREKDGSIVFRPGGHGALIDNLQALNADLIFIKNIDNVVPDRLKDETVLYKKVIGAHLIQLQDKIYNYLDQLDDNQLDNEFLHEIESFMEKELMFKIPASLTLFEAVEKADYLFEKLNRPIRVCGMVKNEGEPGGGPFWVQNSDSSVSLQIVESSQIDMNDSTQEKIMKAATHFNPVDLVCSITDFRGNTFDLNDFIDPNTAFVSHKSKEGKELKALELPGLWNGAMADWNTVFVEVPIETFNPVKIVNDLLRPQHQSI
- a CDS encoding GNAT family N-acetyltransferase gives rise to the protein MLQIIKIKHNSILFEQVRLIRDEVFIEEQKVPVDIEYEFEEESSHYLAFFEDEAIATARYRLTEEGVKLERFATLEEFRNKGIGAAILNKILHDIRKKDKLIYLNAQEFAVPFYEKHGFVVVGDMFMEANIKHFRMELDKTKE
- a CDS encoding T9SS type A sorting domain-containing protein: MTRKYLLILFVILVFNNVGKAQNWLPINAVDTYHYAIDTVNFPSHTIWVDSVKTFADRTEYHFNRIVAPCDTCDYLKKKYKLENPEYPENRIHLLNQPQFLNLKMIRYSNGWMKFIGKDTFWINANAKLNESWLFDSSNMVLAKLISENVRSIFGTVDSTKTILLSYKDTVIVSKSFGIIKFPELKSHDYHYNLIGVETQKLGYTMPGVLDYYDFEIGDRFQYKGGSGDPWGYENYIKNYVITGKSLTKDSLIYDYTGFKIGTRMHKVNPYYNDTFEYNGQIRLAINRLFQEVTYYLDSKLYNNQDFRYFGFGHIIMRFGSDMQNNLIQNAYGFKTNDGTWDYAVDSQDNNVLLPIQSLPEANSFEIRIGLGIVDYHHYIFEISESYSLTGYIKNGDTVGTIIPYNVLSVKNAKGHSQYNIYPNPSTDRLHISLSKVNATGGEFIIYNLHGQEMLSGQCKEDITEIDIQTFIDGIYILQFNLGNQIFTERFVKY